The following coding sequences lie in one Gadus macrocephalus chromosome 1, ASM3116895v1 genomic window:
- the LOC132462614 gene encoding uncharacterized protein LOC132462614 isoform X1 codes for MWSRVVLYLMLLHAASVCSPGSYGTDSLAEKGQAELFHVRRLANQPRYGKCWARALVDIEASCRELTEERQSRMALKFTHCHLHRSGREFPACPEGAELSECTADMDAVAFNAFTEFFTHTLSICHFLQSEAWQLRAETSMHSLTEASASVAEQLSSTRLLTEDLLEAQSSALLAQDQILLNGQELQHTIRESSQGVRELFSQVTDSSREQQVVLSELFHRISFLQSFVLLEAHTLSSGLYNAAGLCTAFLLTCTPHTARSRLVLLGLVCVNVCLERLIYQYVMDSSNPAYPHMELVTQYVAVLRRIMGTLGVLILVLAALRYRDPTQDSLLVLAQLRDTQHSLQLALTHTEELCVSAERRRSRSGEEDMWRRKEVLHTLPRPCYHDDQINRRRESRRQEHVLRPPTNSDLSHRSEKGPLDTSTESSQNTLLLLDAPPPRRTRSQRYTRPAPLTICPAPEVYSILVEEGQPRYRLRSRLSETHNTTHNPKQ; via the exons ATGTGGTCCCGTGTGGTGCTCTACCTGATGCTGCTGCACGCTGCCTCCGTCTGCTCTCCCGGTTCATACGGGACCGACAGCTTGGCGGAGAAGGGTCAAGCGGAGCTCTTTCACGTCCGCAGACTCGCGAACCAACCGCGCTACGGAAAATGCTGGGCTCGTGCACTGGTGGACATCGAGGCATCCTGCCGCGAGTTGACGGAGGAGCGGCAGAGCAGGATGGCACTGAAGTTCACCCACTGTCACCTGCACAG GTCCGGCCGTGAGTTCCCAGCATGCCCAGAGGGGGCAGAGCTCAGCGAGTGTACCGCCGACATGGACGCCGTGGCGTTCAACGCCTTCACAGAGTTCTTCACACATACGCTCTCCATCTGTCACTTCCTGCAGTCTGAGGCCTGGCAGCTCAGAGCCGAGACCAGCATGCACAG cctgacGGAGGCGTCGGCCAGCGTTGCCGAGCAGCTGAGCTCCACAAGGCTGCTAACTGAGGACCTGTTGGAGGCCCAGAGCTCCGCCCTGCTGGCCCAGGACCAGATCCTCCTCAACGGACAGGAGCTGCAGCACACCATCAGAGAGTCCTCACAGG GGGTGAGGGAGCTGTTCTCCCAGGTGACGGACTCCTCCAGGGAGCAGCAGGTGGTCCTGTCGGAGCTCTTCCACCGGATCTCCTTCCTGCAGAGCTTCGTGCTCCTGGAGGCCCACACCCTGAGCTCCGGCCTCTACAACGCGGCCGGCCTCTGCACCGCCTTCCTCCTCACCTGCACCCCCCACACTGCCCGCTCTAG GTTGGTGTTACTAGGCttggtgtgtgttaatgtgtgcctGGAGCGACTCATCTACCAGTATGTCATGGACTCGAGCAACCCTGCTTACCCACACATG GAGCTGGTGACCCAGTACGTGGCGGTCCTCCGGAGGATCATGGGGACTCTGGGAGTCCTGATCCTGGTGCTGGCAGCCCTGCGTTACAGAGACCCGACCCAGGACAGCCTGCTGGTCCTGGCCCAGCTCAGAGACACCCAGCACAGCCTGCAGctggccctcacacacacag aagagttgtgtgtgtcagcagagCGCAGGAGGAGCAGAAGTGGGGAGGAAGACatgtggaggagaaaggaggttTTACATACTCTACCTCGCCCATGTTACCACGACGACCAGATCAAC AGACGACGAGAGTCTCGTCGTCAGGAACACGTACTCCGTCCTCCGACCAACTCCGACCTGTCTCACCGCTCAGAGAAAG gTCCTTTGGACACATCAACAGAAAGCTCCCAGAATACTTTGCTGTTACTGGATGCCCCTCCTCCTAGACGTACACGCTCCCAGCGATATACTAGACCCGCCCCTCTAACTATTTGTCCCGCCCCCGAAGTGTACAGCATCCTGGTTGAGGAGGGAcag CCTCGGTACCGTCTGAGAAGCAGACTTTCAGAGacgcacaacaccacacacaatcccaaacaataa
- the LOC132462614 gene encoding uncharacterized protein LOC132462614 isoform X8 gives MWSRVVLYLMLLHAASVCSPGSYGTDSLAEKGQAELFHVRRLANQPRYGKCWARALVDIEASCRELTEERQSRMALKFTHCHLHRSGREFPACPEGAELSECTADMDAVAFNAFTEFFTHTLSICHFLQSEAWQLRAETSMHSLTEASASVAEQLSSTRLLTEDLLEAQSSALLAQDQILLNGQELQHTIRESSQGVRELFSQVTDSSREQQVVLSELFHRISFLQSFVLLEAHTLSSGLYNAAGLCTAFLLTCTPHTARSRLVLLGLVCVNVCLERLIYQYVMDSSNPAYPHMELVTQYVAVLRRIMGTLGVLILVLAALRYRDPTQDSLLVLAQLRDTQHSLQLALTHTEELCVSAERRRSRSGEEDMWRRKERRRESRRQEHVLRPPTNSDLSHRSEKASVPSEKQTFRDAQHHTQSQTITNTQMRRYTFTHNNRASHSKTHTHTHTITQTQ, from the exons ATGTGGTCCCGTGTGGTGCTCTACCTGATGCTGCTGCACGCTGCCTCCGTCTGCTCTCCCGGTTCATACGGGACCGACAGCTTGGCGGAGAAGGGTCAAGCGGAGCTCTTTCACGTCCGCAGACTCGCGAACCAACCGCGCTACGGAAAATGCTGGGCTCGTGCACTGGTGGACATCGAGGCATCCTGCCGCGAGTTGACGGAGGAGCGGCAGAGCAGGATGGCACTGAAGTTCACCCACTGTCACCTGCACAG GTCCGGCCGTGAGTTCCCAGCATGCCCAGAGGGGGCAGAGCTCAGCGAGTGTACCGCCGACATGGACGCCGTGGCGTTCAACGCCTTCACAGAGTTCTTCACACATACGCTCTCCATCTGTCACTTCCTGCAGTCTGAGGCCTGGCAGCTCAGAGCCGAGACCAGCATGCACAG cctgacGGAGGCGTCGGCCAGCGTTGCCGAGCAGCTGAGCTCCACAAGGCTGCTAACTGAGGACCTGTTGGAGGCCCAGAGCTCCGCCCTGCTGGCCCAGGACCAGATCCTCCTCAACGGACAGGAGCTGCAGCACACCATCAGAGAGTCCTCACAGG GGGTGAGGGAGCTGTTCTCCCAGGTGACGGACTCCTCCAGGGAGCAGCAGGTGGTCCTGTCGGAGCTCTTCCACCGGATCTCCTTCCTGCAGAGCTTCGTGCTCCTGGAGGCCCACACCCTGAGCTCCGGCCTCTACAACGCGGCCGGCCTCTGCACCGCCTTCCTCCTCACCTGCACCCCCCACACTGCCCGCTCTAG GTTGGTGTTACTAGGCttggtgtgtgttaatgtgtgcctGGAGCGACTCATCTACCAGTATGTCATGGACTCGAGCAACCCTGCTTACCCACACATG GAGCTGGTGACCCAGTACGTGGCGGTCCTCCGGAGGATCATGGGGACTCTGGGAGTCCTGATCCTGGTGCTGGCAGCCCTGCGTTACAGAGACCCGACCCAGGACAGCCTGCTGGTCCTGGCCCAGCTCAGAGACACCCAGCACAGCCTGCAGctggccctcacacacacag aagagttgtgtgtgtcagcagagCGCAGGAGGAGCAGAAGTGGGGAGGAAGACatgtggaggagaaaggag AGACGACGAGAGTCTCGTCGTCAGGAACACGTACTCCGTCCTCCGACCAACTCCGACCTGTCTCACCGCTCAGAGAAAG CCTCGGTACCGTCTGAGAAGCAGACTTTCAGAGacgcacaacaccacacacaatcccaaacaataacaaacacacagatgcgcagatacacattcacacacaataaCAGAGCCTCacattcaaaaacacacacacacacacacacaataacacagacacaataa